The Actinomadura sp. WMMB 499 genome includes a window with the following:
- a CDS encoding (2Fe-2S)-binding protein: MRVNVTVNGSAETVDDVWEGESLLYMLRERMGLPGSKNACEQGECGSCTVYLDGVPACACLVAAGQVEGREVRTVEGLAEGAPGEERLDPVQEAFVEAGAVQCGFCTPGLIVQSHDLIERNPAPSDAEIREALAGNLCRCTGYEKILDAVRLAAERKAAAR; this comes from the coding sequence ATGCGCGTGAACGTCACCGTCAACGGCTCGGCCGAGACCGTCGACGACGTGTGGGAGGGCGAGAGCCTGCTGTACATGCTGCGGGAGCGGATGGGGCTCCCCGGCTCGAAGAACGCCTGCGAGCAGGGCGAGTGCGGTTCCTGCACGGTGTACCTGGACGGCGTGCCCGCGTGCGCGTGCCTGGTCGCGGCCGGGCAGGTCGAGGGCCGCGAGGTCCGGACGGTCGAGGGGCTGGCCGAAGGGGCGCCGGGCGAGGAGCGGCTCGATCCCGTCCAGGAGGCGTTCGTGGAGGCGGGCGCCGTCCAGTGCGGGTTCTGCACGCCGGGACTGATCGTCCAGTCGCACGACCTGATCGAACGCAACCCGGCGCCGAGCGACGCGGAGATCCGCGAGGCGCTCGCCGGGAACCTGTGCCGCTGCACCGGCTACGAGAAGATCCTGGACGCGGTGCGCCTCGCCGCCGAGCGGAAGGCGGCGGCGCGGTGA
- the pucD gene encoding xanthine dehydrogenase subunit D, with protein MGSPIGTGRVGSGPVRNGPVRNGPVKSPGHVSAPGAGGVGESPLRPDGTLKVTGEFAYASDLWMDGMLWGATLRSPHPRALIRSVDVGPALATPGVRAVLTHEDVPGRKVFGLDGTEDQPVLAIGEVRHEGEPVALVAADHPETARRAMERIAVEYEVLEPITDPRAVIADPDRLKVQPRGGITRYQPVRVGDVDAARAGADVVVSGEFEVGIQDQAFLGPEAGLAIPAEDGGVDLYVSTQWIHNDLEQVAPCLGLARDQVRMTLAGVGGAFGGREDLSMQIHAAMLALHTGKPVKMSYNRYESFFGHVHRHPARMRYEYGASADGRLVYADVEIVLDGGAYTSSTMNVTGNAASLGVGPYEIPNIRIDAYGVYTNNPPCGAMRGFGAVQACFAYESMMDRLAAACGLGPVEVRRRNAVTQGSRLATGQVIDSPAPLAEMLTRLEAMPMPPAADPSDIRNLPGGASQTTHGEGVVRGVGYGVGIKNICFSEGFDDLSTARVRLEVVGGAATALVHTAAAEVGQGLVTIQAQIARTELGIERVVIAPADDRAGDAGSSSASRQSYMSGGAVKAACEAVRAGLLDRAARRYGRTDLGVAGGKIVSRAGGVLGTIEDALGGAAIEETREYHHRPTTAMDPVTGQGTTHTQLALCVHRAVVDVDVDLGLVKVVEMAAVQDVGKIINRLSLEGQIHGGSAQGLGLAVMEEIVVSGGLVRNPSFTDYLIPTILDMPPMRLDILEHPDPRAPYGLRGAGEPPTLSSTPAIVAAIRDATGGALTRVPVRPEHIALAPSGAAGGIH; from the coding sequence ATGGGCTCCCCGATCGGAACCGGCCGGGTCGGAAGCGGCCCGGTCCGGAACGGCCCGGTCCGGAACGGGCCGGTCAAGTCGCCCGGCCACGTCAGCGCGCCCGGTGCCGGCGGCGTCGGCGAGAGCCCGCTGCGGCCCGACGGCACGCTCAAGGTCACGGGCGAGTTCGCGTACGCGTCCGACCTGTGGATGGACGGCATGCTGTGGGGCGCGACGCTCCGCAGCCCGCACCCGCGCGCACTCATCCGGTCGGTCGACGTGGGGCCCGCGCTGGCGACGCCGGGCGTCCGGGCCGTCCTCACCCACGAGGACGTGCCGGGCCGCAAGGTGTTCGGTCTCGACGGGACCGAGGACCAGCCCGTCCTCGCGATCGGGGAGGTGCGGCACGAGGGCGAGCCGGTCGCGCTCGTCGCCGCCGACCACCCCGAGACCGCGCGCCGCGCGATGGAGCGGATCGCGGTCGAGTACGAGGTGCTGGAGCCGATCACCGATCCGCGCGCCGTCATCGCCGACCCGGACCGCCTGAAGGTGCAGCCGCGCGGCGGCATCACCCGGTACCAGCCGGTCCGGGTCGGGGACGTGGACGCGGCGAGGGCCGGCGCCGACGTCGTCGTGTCCGGCGAGTTCGAGGTCGGCATCCAGGACCAGGCGTTCCTCGGCCCGGAGGCGGGCCTCGCGATCCCGGCGGAGGACGGCGGCGTCGATCTTTACGTGTCGACGCAGTGGATCCACAACGACCTCGAGCAGGTCGCGCCCTGCCTCGGCCTCGCCCGGGATCAGGTGCGCATGACGCTCGCGGGCGTCGGCGGCGCGTTCGGCGGCCGTGAGGACCTGTCGATGCAGATCCACGCCGCGATGCTCGCCCTGCACACCGGCAAACCGGTGAAGATGTCCTACAACCGGTACGAGTCGTTCTTCGGCCACGTGCACCGGCATCCGGCGCGGATGCGGTACGAGTACGGCGCGTCGGCGGACGGGCGCCTCGTGTACGCCGACGTCGAGATCGTCCTCGACGGGGGCGCGTACACGTCGTCCACGATGAACGTGACCGGGAACGCCGCGTCGCTCGGCGTCGGCCCGTACGAGATCCCGAACATCAGGATCGACGCGTACGGCGTGTACACCAACAACCCGCCGTGCGGCGCGATGCGCGGGTTCGGCGCGGTGCAGGCGTGCTTCGCCTACGAGTCGATGATGGACCGGCTGGCCGCCGCGTGCGGGCTCGGCCCGGTCGAGGTGCGCCGCCGCAACGCCGTCACGCAGGGGTCCAGGCTCGCGACCGGGCAGGTCATCGACTCCCCGGCGCCGCTCGCGGAGATGCTGACGCGGCTCGAGGCCATGCCGATGCCGCCCGCCGCCGACCCGTCCGACATCCGGAACCTGCCCGGCGGCGCGTCCCAGACCACCCACGGCGAGGGCGTCGTGCGCGGCGTCGGCTACGGCGTCGGGATCAAGAACATCTGCTTCTCCGAGGGCTTCGACGACCTGTCCACCGCCCGCGTCCGGCTGGAGGTCGTCGGCGGCGCGGCGACCGCGCTCGTCCACACGGCGGCGGCCGAGGTCGGGCAGGGGCTCGTGACGATCCAGGCGCAGATCGCCCGGACCGAACTCGGGATCGAGCGGGTCGTGATCGCCCCCGCCGACGACCGGGCGGGCGACGCCGGCTCGTCCAGCGCGTCCCGCCAGTCGTACATGTCGGGCGGCGCGGTGAAGGCGGCCTGCGAGGCGGTGCGCGCCGGGCTGCTGGACCGCGCCGCGCGCCGCTACGGCCGCACCGACCTCGGCGTCGCCGGCGGCAAGATCGTCTCCCGCGCGGGCGGCGTCCTCGGCACGATCGAGGACGCGCTCGGCGGCGCCGCCATCGAGGAGACCCGCGAGTACCACCACCGGCCCACCACGGCCATGGACCCCGTGACCGGGCAGGGCACGACGCACACCCAGCTCGCCCTGTGCGTGCACCGCGCCGTCGTGGACGTCGACGTCGACCTCGGCCTGGTCAAGGTCGTGGAGATGGCCGCCGTGCAGGACGTCGGCAAGATCATCAACCGACTGTCGCTGGAGGGGCAGATCCACGGCGGCTCCGCGCAGGGCCTCGGGCTCGCCGTGATGGAGGAGATCGTCGTGTCCGGCGGCCTCGTCCGCAACCCGTCCTTCACCGACTACCTCATCCCGACCATCCTCGACATGCCGCCGATGCGGCTCGACATCCTCGAGCACCCCGACCCCCGCGCCCCGTACGGGCTGCGGGGCGCCGGAGAGCCGCCCACGCTCTCCTCCACGCCCGCCATCGTCGCCGCGATCCGCGACGCCACGGGCGGCGCGCTCACCCGAGTGCCGGTTCGACCGGAGCACATCGCCCTGGCGCCGTCCGGCGCGGCCGGCGGGATTCACTGA
- the allB gene encoding allantoinase AllB, with translation MSPVTGTRVIRSRRTVTADGERPAAVTVRDGRVAAIGPYGAPSRPGDVDLGDVDLGDTALLPGLVDTHVHINEPGRTEWEGFATATRAAAAGGVTTLVDMPLNSLPPTTGPSALAVKRAAADGACHVDVGFWGGAVPGNLAELRPLHERGVFGFKCFTSDSGVPEFPPLPPGEMRAAFAEIASFGGLVIVHAEDPGSLTVPESGRYAAFLASRPPSAERRAVERVVRLAEETGVRAHILHLSAADCLAPLAAARSAGLPVTAETCPHYLTLTGADAERGGAGDTAFKCCPPIRDPGNREELWRGLADGVISCVVTDHSPCTPELKRGDFASAWGGVSSLQLGLPAVWTAARERGHTLADVAGWMSRAPAELARVPGKGAIEVGRDADLVAFDPDAAFTVDPAALHHRHPVTPYAGRVMTGAVRTTWLRGAPAGDVPSGRLLDRSEGP, from the coding sequence GTGAGCCCGGTGACCGGAACACGGGTGATCAGGTCCCGCAGGACGGTGACGGCGGACGGGGAACGCCCCGCCGCCGTCACCGTCCGGGACGGGCGCGTCGCCGCGATCGGCCCGTACGGCGCGCCGTCCCGCCCCGGGGACGTCGATCTCGGGGACGTCGATCTCGGGGACACTGCCCTGCTGCCGGGGCTCGTCGACACGCACGTCCACATCAACGAGCCCGGACGCACGGAGTGGGAGGGGTTCGCCACCGCGACCCGCGCGGCGGCGGCCGGGGGCGTCACCACCCTGGTCGACATGCCGCTCAACTCCCTGCCGCCCACCACCGGCCCGTCCGCCCTCGCCGTCAAGCGCGCGGCGGCGGACGGCGCCTGCCACGTGGACGTCGGGTTCTGGGGCGGCGCGGTCCCCGGCAACCTCGCCGAGCTGCGGCCGCTGCACGAGCGCGGCGTGTTCGGGTTCAAGTGCTTCACCTCCGACTCCGGGGTGCCGGAGTTCCCGCCGCTGCCGCCCGGCGAGATGCGGGCCGCGTTCGCCGAGATCGCGTCGTTCGGCGGCCTGGTCATCGTGCACGCGGAGGACCCCGGCTCACTGACCGTCCCCGAGAGCGGACGGTACGCCGCGTTCCTCGCGTCCCGCCCGCCCTCGGCCGAACGCCGCGCCGTCGAGCGGGTCGTCCGGCTCGCGGAGGAGACGGGCGTCCGCGCGCACATCCTGCACCTGTCCGCCGCCGACTGCCTCGCCCCGCTCGCGGCGGCCCGGTCCGCCGGGCTGCCCGTCACCGCCGAGACCTGCCCGCACTACCTGACCCTGACCGGCGCCGACGCCGAGCGCGGCGGGGCGGGCGACACGGCGTTCAAGTGCTGCCCGCCCATCCGCGACCCCGGCAACCGCGAGGAGCTCTGGCGGGGCCTGGCCGACGGCGTGATCTCCTGCGTCGTCACGGACCACTCGCCCTGCACGCCCGAACTGAAACGCGGCGACTTCGCGTCCGCGTGGGGCGGCGTGTCGTCCCTCCAGCTCGGCCTGCCCGCCGTCTGGACGGCCGCGCGGGAGCGCGGGCACACGCTCGCCGACGTCGCGGGCTGGATGTCGCGGGCGCCCGCCGAGCTGGCCCGCGTCCCGGGCAAGGGCGCCATCGAGGTCGGGCGGGACGCCGACCTCGTCGCCTTCGACCCCGACGCGGCCTTCACCGTCGACCCCGCCGCCCTGCACCACCGCCACCCCGTCACCCCGTACGCGGGCCGGGTCATGACCGGCGCGGTCCGGACGACCTGGCTGCGCGGGGCGCCCGCCGGGGACGTCCCGTCCGGCCGCCTGCTGGACCGATCGGAGGGTCCATGA
- a CDS encoding 8-oxoguanine deaminase produces MTGDGAVVVIANAHVVTVSGDEHPGGHIVVEGDRITAVGPGSAPAIEGAEKVDGRGCVATPGLINTHHHLYQWASQGLASDSTLFEWLATLYEPWARMDAEVVAGAASAGLGWLAKSGCTTASDHHYLFPKGRGDLLAAEIGAAAELGIRFHPARGSMDRGRSDGGLPPDEVVEDIDTILAETEDAIDRYHDPSPGSMLRVAVAPCSPFSVTRDLLVRSAELARAKGVRLHTHLAETLDEERHTLEQFGTTPTEYMDSIGWLGPDVWLAHCVHLHDTDVKRLAETGTGTAHCPSSNARLGAGIARVSDLLRAGAIVGLGVDGSASAELVPLAGEMRQAIYMQRARYGPAALTARQALEAATLGGARCLGRADDLGTLEPGKLADIALWRVDGFHAAVDDPVVALAFGGTPPLERLLVGGRTIVDGDALVTVPQDEAGRRGADAHRRLMRLAREVL; encoded by the coding sequence GTGACGGGCGACGGAGCGGTGGTCGTCATCGCGAACGCGCACGTCGTGACGGTTTCCGGGGACGAGCATCCCGGCGGGCACATCGTCGTCGAGGGCGACCGCATCACCGCCGTGGGGCCCGGTTCGGCGCCCGCGATCGAGGGCGCGGAGAAGGTGGACGGCCGGGGCTGCGTCGCGACGCCCGGCCTGATCAACACGCACCACCACCTGTACCAGTGGGCGAGCCAGGGCCTCGCGAGCGACAGCACGCTGTTCGAATGGCTGGCGACCCTCTACGAGCCGTGGGCGAGGATGGACGCCGAGGTGGTGGCGGGCGCGGCGAGCGCCGGGCTCGGCTGGCTCGCGAAGTCGGGCTGCACGACCGCGTCGGACCACCACTACCTGTTCCCGAAGGGGCGCGGCGACCTGCTCGCCGCCGAGATCGGCGCGGCGGCCGAACTGGGGATCCGGTTCCACCCGGCGCGGGGGTCGATGGACCGGGGCCGGTCGGACGGCGGGCTGCCGCCGGACGAGGTCGTCGAGGACATCGACACGATCCTCGCCGAGACCGAGGACGCGATCGACCGGTACCACGACCCGTCGCCCGGCTCGATGCTGCGCGTCGCCGTCGCGCCCTGCTCCCCGTTCTCGGTGACCCGCGACCTGCTCGTCCGGTCGGCGGAGCTGGCGCGGGCCAAGGGCGTCCGGCTGCACACGCACCTCGCCGAGACGCTCGACGAGGAGCGGCACACCCTCGAGCAGTTCGGGACGACGCCCACCGAGTACATGGACTCGATCGGCTGGCTCGGCCCGGACGTGTGGCTCGCGCACTGCGTCCACCTGCACGACACCGACGTCAAGCGGCTCGCCGAGACCGGCACCGGCACGGCGCACTGCCCGAGCTCCAACGCCCGGCTCGGCGCCGGCATAGCCCGCGTGTCGGACCTGCTGCGCGCGGGCGCGATCGTCGGGCTCGGCGTGGACGGGTCGGCGTCGGCCGAGCTGGTCCCGCTGGCCGGGGAGATGCGGCAGGCGATCTACATGCAGCGGGCGCGGTACGGGCCGGCGGCGCTGACGGCGCGGCAGGCGCTGGAGGCGGCCACGCTGGGCGGCGCCCGCTGCCTCGGCCGCGCCGACGACCTCGGCACCCTCGAACCGGGCAAGCTCGCGGACATCGCGCTGTGGCGGGTGGACGGCTTCCACGCGGCGGTCGACGACCCGGTCGTCGCGCTCGCGTTCGGCGGCACCCCGCCGCTGGAGCGGCTGCTGGTCGGCGGCCGGACGATCGTCGACGGCGACGCGCTCGTCACCGTCCCGCAGGACGAGGCGGGCCGGCGCGGCGCGGACGCGCACCGGCGGCTCATGCGACTCGCGCGGGAGGTGCTGTAG
- a CDS encoding hydroxypyruvate isomerase family protein, whose translation MTDRAWAVNCSILFTELPLLERPAAARAAGFGAVEFWWPWPGEPVPPAADVDAFCAALEAARVRLIGLNFYAGDMPAGERGVLSDPARTAAFRESVAVLVRIAGRTGVRSFNALYGQRRDGVAASEQDRVATENLVFAADAVGALDGTVLIEPLARGLNGAYPLETAADATAVVRRVRAAGAANVKFLFDAFHLTVNGEDPAQVARAHAADIGHVQIADAPGRGRPGTGEIDFAALFGVLDAIGYDGRIALEYKPDGPTTEREFAWMEGRRA comes from the coding sequence ATGACCGATCGTGCGTGGGCCGTCAACTGCTCGATCCTGTTCACCGAGCTGCCCCTGCTCGAACGGCCCGCCGCCGCGAGGGCCGCCGGGTTCGGCGCGGTGGAGTTCTGGTGGCCGTGGCCGGGCGAGCCCGTCCCGCCCGCCGCGGACGTCGACGCGTTCTGCGCGGCGCTCGAGGCGGCCCGCGTCCGCCTGATCGGCCTCAACTTCTACGCGGGCGACATGCCGGCGGGGGAGCGGGGCGTGCTGTCGGACCCGGCCCGCACCGCCGCGTTCCGGGAGAGCGTCGCCGTGCTGGTGCGGATCGCCGGGCGGACGGGCGTCCGGTCGTTCAACGCGCTGTACGGGCAGCGGCGGGACGGCGTCGCGGCGTCCGAGCAGGACCGGGTCGCGACGGAGAACCTGGTGTTCGCGGCGGACGCGGTCGGGGCGTTGGACGGGACGGTCCTGATCGAGCCGCTCGCGCGGGGGCTCAACGGCGCGTACCCGCTGGAGACGGCCGCCGACGCGACGGCGGTCGTGCGCCGGGTGCGGGCGGCGGGCGCGGCGAACGTGAAGTTCCTGTTCGACGCCTTCCACCTGACCGTGAACGGCGAGGACCCGGCGCAGGTCGCGCGGGCGCACGCCGCCGACATCGGCCACGTGCAGATCGCCGACGCCCCCGGCCGGGGCCGTCCCGGCACGGGGGAGATCGACTTCGCGGCCCTGTTCGGCGTGCTCGACGCGATCGGCTACGACGGCCGGATCGCGCTGGAGTACAAGCCGGACGGGCCGACGACCGAGCGGGAATTCGCCTGGATGGAGGGGAGACGGGCGTGA
- the uraD gene encoding 2-oxo-4-hydroxy-4-carboxy-5-ureidoimidazoline decarboxylase, with the protein MPIGDEELRACCASRRWIEAVRGRGPAELRAVSAAVLDGLDWTDVEEALAAHPRIGDRVAGGDRESAWSRGEQSGMDAAADGVRTALVAGNRAYEERFGHVFLICATGLSAAGMLAALRERLGNDAAAERAVVRTELAKIVDLRLAKLIEEPK; encoded by the coding sequence ATGCCGATCGGCGATGAGGAGCTTCGCGCGTGCTGCGCGTCCCGCCGATGGATCGAGGCGGTCCGCGGCCGGGGCCCGGCGGAGCTGCGGGCGGTGTCCGCGGCGGTGCTGGACGGCCTGGACTGGACGGACGTCGAGGAGGCGCTCGCGGCGCACCCGCGGATCGGTGACCGGGTCGCGGGCGGCGACCGGGAGTCGGCGTGGTCGCGGGGCGAGCAGTCCGGGATGGACGCGGCGGCGGACGGGGTGCGGACCGCGCTGGTCGCGGGCAACCGCGCATACGAGGAGCGGTTCGGGCATGTCTTCCTCATCTGCGCGACCGGCCTGAGCGCCGCCGGGATGCTCGCCGCCCTGCGCGAGCGGCTCGGCAACGACGCGGCGGCCGAACGCGCGGTCGTCCGCACCGAGCTGGCGAAGATCGTCGATCTGCGGCTGGCCAAGCTGATCGAGGAGCCGAAGTGA
- the uraH gene encoding hydroxyisourate hydrolase codes for MSLSTHVLDASRGLPARGVAVRLERREPDGAWTTLAQARTDEDGRVREWGAVPGAGVHRLTFDTAGLSDFYPEVTVAFTVTDPDGHLHVPLLLSPFAYSTYRGS; via the coding sequence GTGAGTCTTTCGACGCACGTGCTGGACGCGTCCCGCGGGCTGCCCGCGCGCGGCGTCGCCGTCCGGCTGGAACGCCGGGAGCCCGACGGGGCGTGGACGACGCTCGCGCAGGCCCGGACGGACGAGGACGGGCGCGTCCGCGAGTGGGGCGCCGTGCCCGGCGCGGGGGTGCACCGGCTGACGTTCGACACGGCGGGCCTGTCGGACTTCTACCCGGAGGTGACGGTCGCGTTCACGGTCACCGACCCGGACGGGCACCTGCACGTCCCCCTGCTGCTCAGCCCGTTCGCGTACTCGACCTACCGAGGGAGCTAG
- a CDS encoding xanthine dehydrogenase family protein subunit M, producing the protein MEFLRPATWADALAAKAAYPGALPIQGGTDVMVEINFDVLRPAALLDLNRVGELADWDERDGTLRVGAGVPYARVIGELGDRLPGLAQASRTVGSPQIRNRGTVGGNLGAASPAGDAHPPLLAGGAVIEVESAARGVRLIPADAFYLGVKRSALEPDELIRAFRAAPASGPEYFSKIGTRNAMVIAVCSFAVALHPDERRVGTGFGSAATTPRRAREAEAFAAAELDWDGRGPLPDSAAREFGELVKRAAAPIDDVRGTADYRGHALAVMARRTLAWAWDDHRAGRKGREAS; encoded by the coding sequence ATGGAGTTCCTGCGACCGGCGACCTGGGCGGACGCGCTCGCCGCTAAGGCCGCGTATCCCGGTGCGCTGCCGATCCAGGGCGGCACCGACGTCATGGTGGAGATCAATTTCGACGTGCTCCGGCCCGCGGCGCTGCTCGACCTGAACCGGGTCGGCGAACTGGCCGACTGGGACGAGCGGGACGGGACGCTGCGCGTCGGCGCGGGCGTCCCGTACGCGCGGGTGATCGGCGAGCTGGGGGACCGGCTGCCGGGCCTGGCGCAGGCGTCCCGGACGGTCGGATCGCCGCAGATCCGCAACCGCGGGACGGTCGGCGGCAACCTGGGCGCGGCGTCCCCGGCGGGCGACGCGCACCCGCCGCTGCTGGCCGGGGGCGCGGTGATCGAGGTCGAGTCGGCGGCGCGCGGCGTCCGGCTGATCCCGGCGGACGCGTTCTACCTGGGCGTGAAGCGCTCCGCGCTGGAGCCGGACGAGTTGATCCGCGCGTTCCGCGCCGCACCGGCGTCCGGCCCCGAGTACTTCTCCAAGATCGGCACCAGGAACGCGATGGTGATCGCGGTGTGCTCGTTCGCGGTCGCGCTGCACCCGGACGAGCGCCGGGTGGGCACCGGGTTCGGCTCGGCCGCCACGACCCCGCGGCGGGCCCGGGAGGCGGAGGCGTTCGCCGCCGCCGAACTGGACTGGGACGGGCGCGGCCCGCTGCCGGACTCGGCGGCGCGGGAGTTCGGCGAACTGGTGAAGCGGGCGGCGGCGCCGATCGACGACGTGCGGGGCACCGCCGACTACCGCGGGCACGCGCTGGCGGTGATGGCGCGGCGCACGCTCGCCTGGGCCTGGGACGACCACCGGGCGGGCCGGAAGGGAAGGGAGGCGTCCTGA
- a CDS encoding PucR family transcriptional regulator: MKLRSLLAMPLRLEVVTGEDELDRTVRWVVTTDLLDPGRYLRGRELVLTGLVWRSGPADSETFVSALAAAGVSALAAWDLAAGAIPDDLVAACERHRLPLFKVPEDVAFATLTEEVVRRLSGARAADLTAVLDRHRRLVAGQGAGLDAVLDLLDRDLGMRCWVLAPTGRVVAGPPAPAPAVLARAFLTAPRLPHHLADPDVTLFPVAADTTSRVADWFLACAGDVAGRPPEHRALATELAALAALERARLDDRLSMEGRLAQEIVRLVASAAPAEEIVPRLELAGLDPASSFVAVAATGHGPLRPGELRTVLAEALPVPHPLVGLLDDEAVALVPVAPGADVAADVHATLQSLAPGLAGSGIAAGVSDVAPAAGLRGAVEEARYARRLGGGRAEPVRVVRHDELATHALLLASVPDDVRQMFRMRLLDPLHDYDDVHKADLIRTLETFLQNSGSWTRCAEQLHLHVNSVRYRIQRIEDLTGRDLSRLEDRVDFFLALRLA, encoded by the coding sequence ATGAAGCTGCGCTCCCTGCTCGCCATGCCCCTGCGACTCGAGGTCGTCACCGGGGAGGACGAGCTGGACCGGACCGTCCGGTGGGTCGTCACCACCGACCTGCTCGACCCCGGCCGCTACCTGCGCGGCCGGGAGCTCGTGCTGACCGGGCTCGTCTGGCGCTCCGGCCCCGCCGACTCCGAGACCTTCGTGTCGGCGCTCGCCGCGGCGGGCGTCTCCGCGCTCGCCGCCTGGGACCTCGCCGCCGGGGCCATCCCGGACGACCTCGTCGCGGCCTGCGAGCGGCACCGGCTCCCGCTGTTCAAGGTGCCCGAGGACGTGGCGTTCGCGACCCTCACCGAGGAGGTCGTCCGGCGGCTGTCGGGCGCCCGCGCCGCCGACCTGACCGCCGTCCTCGACCGGCACCGCAGGCTCGTCGCCGGCCAGGGCGCGGGCCTCGACGCCGTCCTCGACCTCCTCGACCGCGACCTCGGCATGCGCTGCTGGGTGCTCGCCCCCACCGGACGCGTCGTCGCCGGGCCGCCCGCGCCCGCCCCGGCCGTCCTCGCCCGCGCGTTCCTCACCGCGCCCCGCCTCCCGCACCACCTGGCCGACCCGGACGTCACGCTCTTCCCCGTCGCCGCGGACACCACGTCCCGCGTCGCCGACTGGTTCCTGGCCTGCGCGGGCGACGTCGCCGGTCGGCCGCCCGAGCACCGGGCCCTCGCCACCGAACTCGCCGCGCTCGCCGCCCTGGAGCGCGCCCGGCTCGACGACCGGCTCAGCATGGAGGGGCGGCTCGCGCAGGAGATCGTCCGCCTCGTGGCCTCCGCCGCCCCCGCCGAGGAGATCGTCCCCCGGCTCGAACTCGCGGGCCTCGACCCCGCGTCATCGTTCGTCGCGGTCGCCGCCACGGGGCACGGTCCCCTGCGGCCCGGCGAGCTGCGCACCGTCCTCGCCGAGGCCCTCCCCGTGCCGCACCCCCTCGTCGGCCTCCTCGACGACGAGGCCGTCGCGCTCGTCCCCGTCGCACCGGGCGCGGACGTCGCCGCGGACGTCCACGCCACCCTGCAGTCCCTCGCCCCCGGCCTCGCGGGCAGCGGCATCGCGGCCGGCGTCAGCGACGTCGCACCGGCCGCCGGGCTGCGCGGCGCCGTCGAGGAGGCCCGTTACGCCCGGCGCCTCGGCGGGGGCCGCGCCGAACCCGTCCGCGTCGTCCGGCACGACGAACTCGCCACGCACGCCCTGCTCCTGGCGAGCGTCCCCGACGACGTGCGGCAGATGTTCCGGATGCGGCTCCTCGACCCGCTCCACGACTACGACGACGTCCACAAGGCCGACCTGATCCGCACCCTGGAGACGTTCCTGCAGAACTCGGGCTCCTGGACGCGCTGCGCGGAGCAGCTGCACCTGCACGTGAACTCCGTCCGGTACCGGATCCAGCGCATCGAGGACCTCACCGGCCGCGACCTGTCCCGCCTGGAGGACCGGGTCGATTTCTTCCTCGCGCTCCGCCTCGCCTAA
- the pucL gene encoding factor-independent urate hydroxylase codes for MAIVLGPNRYGKAETRVVRVTRHGDRHEIKDANVSVLLSGEMADVHLTGDNAAVLPTDTQKNTVFAFAKRYGIGEIENFGLRLARHFVDARPAIGHARVEIEEYSWNRITGGHSFVRDGTEARTALVHSDGTGGRESVVSGLRDLVVLNSTGSEFHGFAVDEFTTLEPTDDRILATAVTATWRHRGVSVEWGDSYRAVREHLLKGFAETHSLSLQQTLYEMGRRVLRGRREVCEVRMSMPNRHHFLVDLGPFGMSNDNEVYFAADRPYGLIEGTVLDDDAPDAPAAWS; via the coding sequence ATGGCGATCGTGCTCGGCCCGAACCGGTACGGGAAGGCGGAGACGCGCGTCGTCCGCGTCACCCGGCACGGCGACCGCCACGAGATCAAGGACGCGAACGTGAGCGTGCTGCTCTCGGGGGAGATGGCGGACGTCCATCTGACCGGCGACAACGCGGCGGTGCTGCCGACCGACACGCAGAAGAACACGGTGTTCGCGTTCGCGAAGCGCTACGGGATCGGGGAGATCGAGAACTTCGGGCTGCGGCTCGCGCGGCACTTCGTGGACGCGCGGCCGGCGATCGGGCACGCCCGGGTGGAGATCGAGGAGTACTCCTGGAACCGGATCACCGGCGGGCACTCGTTCGTCCGGGACGGCACGGAGGCGCGGACCGCGCTGGTCCACAGCGACGGGACGGGCGGCCGGGAGTCGGTCGTGTCGGGCCTGCGGGACCTCGTGGTGCTGAACTCGACCGGCAGCGAGTTCCACGGGTTCGCCGTGGACGAGTTCACGACACTGGAGCCGACCGACGACCGGATCCTCGCGACGGCCGTCACCGCGACCTGGCGGCATCGCGGGGTGAGCGTGGAGTGGGGCGACTCGTACCGGGCCGTGCGGGAACACCTGTTGAAGGGGTTCGCGGAAACGCACAGCCTGTCGCTGCAGCAGACGCTGTACGAGATGGGACGCCGGGTGCTGCGGGGGCGCCGGGAGGTCTGCGAGGTGCGGATGTCGATGCCGAACAGGCATCACTTCCTCGTCGATCTGGGGCCGTTCGGCATGAGCAATGACAACGAGGTCTATTTCGCGGCCGACCGTCCGTACGGTCTCATCGAGGGCACGGTGCTCGACGATGACGCCCCGGACGCGCCGGCGGCGTGGAGCTGA